Proteins from one Malaya genurostris strain Urasoe2022 chromosome 2, Malgen_1.1, whole genome shotgun sequence genomic window:
- the LOC131431581 gene encoding uncharacterized protein LOC131431581 isoform X2 has protein sequence MDAQDQFFIPDAVRNVLIQYGITENDAPAIIQFISTGTGRNESQLDSSIDHNASKEFQSGSVALVSANKANYGSLSSRNSQRFDDPSVMQASRSWSYSQTPATPKINCFVGACTRCFNVATTYIEHLKNEHRIPNNYRITCTYNSCDLVFLKFYSFKRHVFNHKFIDHSPICCEKSFINADVNHYLTCHSNESMKNTNEHDVNSSHLADETVPSIILNFLLNLHKRNNLTRSDVKSIVANVQEIHTNIANCLRKLPILFENDESALELQNFIEKLVHSFDSIDSDYKFISYLEMNNLYKPPIIHQLKTDEMKTHYTAITDIEFQLKTYFESYNVFNKTVQYMCELEKSGRISNFVNGSTWKRVKMKYPHDTVLPLSFYTDEFEINDNLSSHNKRDVVCGMYYTCLTTPIEYSSKLSNIFVAGVMKKVTISKLGVNALIASIVDKFKRIEENGVEITTEGQTRMVKFVLVLVQGDNLGIHTMLMFSNSFNANFYCRFCKRHRDLMEHDCDEYIVELRTIENYEEDVKINDLKCTGIKGESEFNKLPSFHVILNQTVDAMHDYFSNGILKYGFTNVLNYIVFSKSFLTISQLNASRRAISKHAIEESLARMPDFDYVYDSVNKKKTIRFRTTASEMRTFCYYFTFIVGPFVPFGDPVWEYAKLLVVLVELVLAPSFSLSDIEKLKACVHKHNLLYQEIFGEVLKPKHHFSVHYASVILKSGPISKMMTFRQEAKHKIFKQYAHVTSSRKNICYTICVKACLQFSHDAYNNNFFKSDFETSFEHIIFKNRSYFKNLVMSNCINIDSDNIFSTYSCKIYGTRYRNGLYLTTTLNCVTELLEIVEILKITDNIYIVCQLWECGQFDEHFLAFEVIRRIELFKVLPLKDFDGSPITVHSIKNKVYYRKKYNYVDDISEM, from the coding sequence AGATTCGATGACCCGAGTGTAATGCAAGCATCAAGGAGTTGGAGTTACTCTCAGACACCTGCTACAcctaaaataaattgttttgtaGGAGCATGTACGAGGTGCTTCAATGTAGCTACAACATATATCGAACATTTAAAAAACGAGCATCGCATTCCGAATAACTACCGCAttacatgtacatataatagttgTGATCtagtttttctaaaattttactCGTTCAAGCGCCATgtttttaatcacaaattcatcGATCACTCGCCAATCTGTTGTGAGAAATCCTTTATAAACGCTGACGTAAATCATTATTTGACATGTCATTCGAATGAAAGCATGAAAAACACGAATGAACACGACGTAAATAGCTCGCACTTGGCCGATGAAACCGTTCCATCAATTATATTgaattttttgttgaatttaCATAAAAGGAACAATTTGACAAGGTCTGATGTAAAAAGTATTGTAGCAAATGTGCAAGAGATACACACAAATATAGCTAACTGTTTAAGGAAGTTACCAATATTATTTGAAAACGACGAATCAGCACTTGAACTgcaaaattttatagaaaaattagTACATTCGTTTGATAGTATTGACAGCGACTATAAATTTATCAGCTACTTAGAAATGAATAACTTATATAAACCGCCTATCATACATCAATTGAAAACCGATGAAATGAAAACACATTATACAGCTATTACAGATATAGAATTTCAGTTGAAAACATACTTTGAATCGTACAATGTATTCAATAAGACAGTGCAATACATGTGTGAACTAGAAAAGTCAGGCAGAATATCGAATTTCGTTAACGGTTCAACATGGAAAAGAGTCAAAATGAAATATCCGCATGATACAGTGCTACCATTGTCTTTTTACACTGACGAGTTCGAGATTAATGATAATTTAAGCTCCCACAACAAAAGAGATGTAGTTTGCGGGATGTACTATACCTGTTTAACGACACCTATTGAGTATTCGAGTAAACTGTCAAACATATTTGTAGCTGGCGTAATGAAAAAAGTGACAATCAGTAAACTAGGAGTCAATGCGTTAATTGCTAGCATAGTCGATAAATTCAAGAGAATTGAAGAAAATGGCGTAGAGATAACAACGGAGGGTCAAACACGTATGGTTAAATTTGTTTTAGTACTAGTTCAAGGAGATAATTTAGGCATCCACACAATGCTTATGTTTTCGAATAgctttaatgcgaatttttacTGTAGATTTTGTAAGCGGCATAGAGACTTAATGGAGCATGATTGCGACGAATATATCGTTGAACTTCGCACAATCGAAAATTATGAAGAGGATGTAAAGATTAATGATTTGAAATGCACTGGGATAAAAGGAGAATCTGAATTTAATAAACTACCTTCTTTCCACGTAATACTAAATCAGACAGTAGATGCTATGCACGATTATTTTAGTAATGGTATTCTGAAATATGGTTTTACTAATGTGTTGAATTACATTGTATTTAGTAAGAGCTTTTTGACAATCTCGCAGCTAAATGCTAGTCGCAGAGCAATTAGTAAGCATGCAATTGAAGAGTCACTAGCACGAATGCCTGATTTTGATTATGTGTATGATTCAGTTAACAAGAAAAAAACCATtagatttagaacaacggctagTGAAATGCGTactttttgttactatttcacGTTTATAGTAGGCCCTTTCGTCCCATTTGGTGATCCTGTATGGGAATACGCAAAATTATTAGTAGTACTGGTAGAGTTAGTATTGGCTCCGTCGTTTTCTCTATCggatattgaaaaattgaaagcaTGTGTACACAAACATAACTTGCTTTATCAAGAAATTTTCGGAGAGGTTCTGAAACCTAAACATCATTTTTCTGTACATTACGCTTCTGTCATTTTGAAAAGTGGACCAATCTCAAAAATGATGACTTTTAGACAGGAAGCCaagcataaaattttcaagCAATATGCTCATGTCACATCGTCCAGAAAAAACATTTGCTATACGATTTGTGTTAAGGCTTGTTTACAATTTTCTCACGATGCTTAcaataataatttcttcaaaagtgATTTCGAAACATCGTTTGagcatattatttttaaaaatagatcatatttcaaaaaTCTGGTCATGAGTAACTGCATAAATATTGATTCTGATAATATCTTTTCTACATATTCTTGCAAAATATACGGCACAAGATACAGAAATGGTTTATATCTTACGACTACATTGAATTGCGTGACTGAATTGTTAGAAATCGTTGAGATTTTAAAAATCACAGATAACATTTATATTGTTTGCCAGTTGTGGGAATGTGGTCAGTTTGATGAACATTTTCTTGCTTTCGAAGTCATACGACGTATTGAACTTTTCAAAGTGCTTCCTTTAAAAGATTTTGACGGTTCCCCAATAACAGTGCATTCTATTAAAAATAAAGTATATTATCGAAAAAAGTACAACTATGTAGATGACATCAGCGAAATGTAA
- the LOC131431581 gene encoding uncharacterized protein LOC131431581 isoform X3, giving the protein MDAQDQFFIPDAVRNVLIQYGITENDAPAIIQFISTGTGRNESQRFDDPSVMQASRSWSYSQTPATPKINCFVGACTRCFNVATTYIEHLKNEHRIPNNYRITCTYNSCDLVFLKFYSFKRHVFNHKFIDHSPICCEKSFINADVNHYLTCHSNESMKNTNEHDVNSSHLADETVPSIILNFLLNLHKRNNLTRSDVKSIVANVQEIHTNIANCLRKLPILFENDESALELQNFIEKLVHSFDSIDSDYKFISYLEMNNLYKPPIIHQLKTDEMKTHYTAITDIEFQLKTYFESYNVFNKTVQYMCELEKSGRISNFVNGSTWKRVKMKYPHDTVLPLSFYTDEFEINDNLSSHNKRDVVCGMYYTCLTTPIEYSSKLSNIFVAGVMKKVTISKLGVNALIASIVDKFKRIEENGVEITTEGQTRMVKFVLVLVQGDNLGIHTMLMFSNSFNANFYCRFCKRHRDLMEHDCDEYIVELRTIENYEEDVKINDLKCTGIKGESEFNKLPSFHVILNQTVDAMHDYFSNGILKYGFTNVLNYIVFSKSFLTISQLNASRRAISKHAIEESLARMPDFDYVYDSVNKKKTIRFRTTASEMRTFCYYFTFIVGPFVPFGDPVWEYAKLLVVLVELVLAPSFSLSDIEKLKACVHKHNLLYQEIFGEVLKPKHHFSVHYASVILKSGPISKMMTFRQEAKHKIFKQYAHVTSSRKNICYTICVKACLQFSHDAYNNNFFKSDFETSFEHIIFKNRSYFKNLVMSNCINIDSDNIFSTYSCKIYGTRYRNGLYLTTTLNCVTELLEIVEILKITDNIYIVCQLWECGQFDEHFLAFEVIRRIELFKVLPLKDFDGSPITVHSIKNKVYYRKKYNYVDDISEM; this is encoded by the coding sequence AGATTCGATGACCCGAGTGTAATGCAAGCATCAAGGAGTTGGAGTTACTCTCAGACACCTGCTACAcctaaaataaattgttttgtaGGAGCATGTACGAGGTGCTTCAATGTAGCTACAACATATATCGAACATTTAAAAAACGAGCATCGCATTCCGAATAACTACCGCAttacatgtacatataatagttgTGATCtagtttttctaaaattttactCGTTCAAGCGCCATgtttttaatcacaaattcatcGATCACTCGCCAATCTGTTGTGAGAAATCCTTTATAAACGCTGACGTAAATCATTATTTGACATGTCATTCGAATGAAAGCATGAAAAACACGAATGAACACGACGTAAATAGCTCGCACTTGGCCGATGAAACCGTTCCATCAATTATATTgaattttttgttgaatttaCATAAAAGGAACAATTTGACAAGGTCTGATGTAAAAAGTATTGTAGCAAATGTGCAAGAGATACACACAAATATAGCTAACTGTTTAAGGAAGTTACCAATATTATTTGAAAACGACGAATCAGCACTTGAACTgcaaaattttatagaaaaattagTACATTCGTTTGATAGTATTGACAGCGACTATAAATTTATCAGCTACTTAGAAATGAATAACTTATATAAACCGCCTATCATACATCAATTGAAAACCGATGAAATGAAAACACATTATACAGCTATTACAGATATAGAATTTCAGTTGAAAACATACTTTGAATCGTACAATGTATTCAATAAGACAGTGCAATACATGTGTGAACTAGAAAAGTCAGGCAGAATATCGAATTTCGTTAACGGTTCAACATGGAAAAGAGTCAAAATGAAATATCCGCATGATACAGTGCTACCATTGTCTTTTTACACTGACGAGTTCGAGATTAATGATAATTTAAGCTCCCACAACAAAAGAGATGTAGTTTGCGGGATGTACTATACCTGTTTAACGACACCTATTGAGTATTCGAGTAAACTGTCAAACATATTTGTAGCTGGCGTAATGAAAAAAGTGACAATCAGTAAACTAGGAGTCAATGCGTTAATTGCTAGCATAGTCGATAAATTCAAGAGAATTGAAGAAAATGGCGTAGAGATAACAACGGAGGGTCAAACACGTATGGTTAAATTTGTTTTAGTACTAGTTCAAGGAGATAATTTAGGCATCCACACAATGCTTATGTTTTCGAATAgctttaatgcgaatttttacTGTAGATTTTGTAAGCGGCATAGAGACTTAATGGAGCATGATTGCGACGAATATATCGTTGAACTTCGCACAATCGAAAATTATGAAGAGGATGTAAAGATTAATGATTTGAAATGCACTGGGATAAAAGGAGAATCTGAATTTAATAAACTACCTTCTTTCCACGTAATACTAAATCAGACAGTAGATGCTATGCACGATTATTTTAGTAATGGTATTCTGAAATATGGTTTTACTAATGTGTTGAATTACATTGTATTTAGTAAGAGCTTTTTGACAATCTCGCAGCTAAATGCTAGTCGCAGAGCAATTAGTAAGCATGCAATTGAAGAGTCACTAGCACGAATGCCTGATTTTGATTATGTGTATGATTCAGTTAACAAGAAAAAAACCATtagatttagaacaacggctagTGAAATGCGTactttttgttactatttcacGTTTATAGTAGGCCCTTTCGTCCCATTTGGTGATCCTGTATGGGAATACGCAAAATTATTAGTAGTACTGGTAGAGTTAGTATTGGCTCCGTCGTTTTCTCTATCggatattgaaaaattgaaagcaTGTGTACACAAACATAACTTGCTTTATCAAGAAATTTTCGGAGAGGTTCTGAAACCTAAACATCATTTTTCTGTACATTACGCTTCTGTCATTTTGAAAAGTGGACCAATCTCAAAAATGATGACTTTTAGACAGGAAGCCaagcataaaattttcaagCAATATGCTCATGTCACATCGTCCAGAAAAAACATTTGCTATACGATTTGTGTTAAGGCTTGTTTACAATTTTCTCACGATGCTTAcaataataatttcttcaaaagtgATTTCGAAACATCGTTTGagcatattatttttaaaaatagatcatatttcaaaaaTCTGGTCATGAGTAACTGCATAAATATTGATTCTGATAATATCTTTTCTACATATTCTTGCAAAATATACGGCACAAGATACAGAAATGGTTTATATCTTACGACTACATTGAATTGCGTGACTGAATTGTTAGAAATCGTTGAGATTTTAAAAATCACAGATAACATTTATATTGTTTGCCAGTTGTGGGAATGTGGTCAGTTTGATGAACATTTTCTTGCTTTCGAAGTCATACGACGTATTGAACTTTTCAAAGTGCTTCCTTTAAAAGATTTTGACGGTTCCCCAATAACAGTGCATTCTATTAAAAATAAAGTATATTATCGAAAAAAGTACAACTATGTAGATGACATCAGCGAAATGTAA